A genomic region of Papaver somniferum cultivar HN1 chromosome 7, ASM357369v1, whole genome shotgun sequence contains the following coding sequences:
- the LOC113298948 gene encoding phosphatidylcholine transfer protein-like, translated as MAESKVFDYLGGFLVLDENFWKGNSQKVWFTILALVFILLCQSLRAFISNRYNNRSVQVISTTGTTGAASLEPNSQTSISGIVSDADLRNLINELDEKGEENLQWNNVVDKRNSSVTYSVKNCKPKDGPLKYLSVTVFENCSTEVLRDFYMDYEYRKQWDKMIVEDDQLQVDDISGVEMGRTIKKFPLLTPREYVLAWRMWEGKEKTFYCFIKECESALVPRQKKYVRVGVFRSGWRIKKVPGRNACEIKLVHQEDAGLNVEMAKLAFSKGIWSYVCKMDAALRKYSPVTRPQSSSVKNAVTFMRKVPPELETTTETTDRSLLGGTSTGGIVRQGIEEVNQKKKLIRKPSKKTIANGLLLLGGIVCLSRGHSALGAKIAMACILKKLAKHGNPATQVTQN; from the exons ATGGCAGAATCTAAGGTTTTTGATTATCTGGGCGGATTTCTAGTTTTGGATGAAAATTTCTGGAAGGGGAATTCCCAAAAAGTATGGTTTACAATCCTTGCCCTAGTTTTTATTTTACTTTGCCAATCTCTCAGGGCTTTTATCAGTAATCGTTACAATAATAGATCAGTTCAAGTCATTTCTACTACTGGGACTACTGGGGCAGCTTCTCTTGAACCAAATTCACAAAccag TATATCAGGAATTGTATCTGATGCGGACTTAAGAAATTTAATAAATGAGTTGGATGAAAAGGGCGAGGAGAATTTGCAATGGAATAATGTCGTGGACAAAAGAAACAGTAGTGTTACTTATAGTGTCAAGAATTGCAAGCCTAAG GATGGTCCTTTGAAATACCTGAGTGTGACAGTATTTGAGAATTGTTCAACTGAGGTATTAAGAGACTTTTACATGGATTATGAGTATAGGAAACAGTGGGACAAGATGATCGTGGAGGATGATCAATTGCAGGTTGATGATATTAGTGGAGTAGAAATGGGAAGGACGATAAAAAAGTTTCCACTGTTGACACCAAGGGAGTATGTTTTAGCCTGGCGTATGTGGGAAGGCAAAGAGAAGACTTTCTACTGTTTTATCAAG GAATGTGAAAGTGCTTTGGTACCTAGACAGAAGAAATATGTACGTGTTGGAGTCTTCAGATCAGGCTGGAGAATCAAGAAAG TTCCTGGTCGAAATGCATGTGAGATCAAATTAGTGCACCAAGAAGATGCTGGGTTGAACGTGGAGATGGCAAAACTTGCTTTTTCTAAAGGCATATGGAGTTATGTGTGTAAGATGGATGCTGCTCTGCGAAAGTATTCCCCCGTCACGCGCCCTCAATCAAGTTCAGTCAAGAACGCTGTAACTTTTATGCGAAAG gTTCCACCTGAATTAGAGACAACAACTGAGACAACCGACCGCTCCCTTCTTGGGGGCACTTCGACTGGTGGCATTGTTAGACAGGGGATTGAAGAAgtaaaccaaaagaaaaaactcATAAGAAAACCTTCAAAGAAAACAATAGCTAATGGCTTGCTTCTCCTTGGAGGTATTGTTTGTCTTTCTCGTGGTCACTCTGCCCTAGGTGCAAAAATCGCCATGGCTTGTATCCTGAAGAAGCTTGCGAAGCATGGAAACCCAGCTACCCAAGTTACTCAAAACTAA